CTTcgttaaatagtattttattttttgtgttcatAATGCCTTTTACATCTGTGGTAAAGTTATTGCAATGGcagtgttattatttcaatcaaaagcCGAGAGTCAGTGGCTAGAAAAATAATGCTTAACCGAAAATAGCGGGTTCGAATCAGgacaagatttttatatatttttgtaataattattaatacatctCATGCTCGGCTGTACATGTTCCCAAAGTTAAGAGATTGATTTGTGAACAAAATCCCAATAAATTGACTTCatattaattcgatttttttcaGCTACATTTTAGAGCTCATTTTctccataaaaaaattgtaataagtatTACGCTTCAATGAATTTTCGCAATAAAGTCGCTTTCAAAcaacttttcttttaattggAAAGCTGGCGTAACTCCGCAGCATGCATTGGctgacaaaaaatttaaatgcaagCCATGTGTTGCAACTTTGTTGAAAAATTTTTCATCTCACCCTGTGTAACAGTTCGATGAAGAGTGTTTTATACGCGACCTATAATCCAAGTCACATAGTCGGaagttttagtaaaataaatgttaatttcacgTATATAacaagtaaaaagtaaatttttactTGGAATAATTTACTTCTTATTTAAGACGATTGCACACTGTGAGATCGAATGAATTAAAATCaggcaattaaaaaatataattgtgattTATACGCTtctacatgaaataaaaaaattcagacTATTTTTGACTAACGTACGTAACTTTTTAAGAGACGTTACGTATAACTTCTTGTTTATCAAAATACGATAAGGAATATTGTAAGCATGGATTTCGTTTATTTCTGTGATAATATCCTTTTAAACAATTTCGGTTACAACTTCCGTTCTCAACTAAGACTCACCAACTAGTGCACTCTCATAGTGAGTTCAGTCGCGGAATTAACagctttacaatttttttttatattaacagcctgtaaatttccacactgttccaatgcggattggtggctaaacatgtggcagaatttcattgaaattagacacatgcaggtttccttacgatgtttccctttaccgctgagcacgagatgaattataaaaacaaattacgcacatgaaaattaattagtgcttgcctgggtttgaacccgcaatcatcggttgagatgcacgcgttctaacccctgggacatctcggctctcgacaaatttacatatattccgAATTACAAGAGTTTAGAGACTGGCAAGGTCCAGAAACAGGGCtgctattaaaacattttcattggCGCTATCCATGATTTGAACCCAATATTCGAGATCTGCATCCTTTTAAACAGCCACAATACCATGGAGGTAGTGAGCAATATATAATCACTGTAATAAATCATCATCCataattttaatgcaaatataataaataaagtgttaaagTTATACTGCGAGAAAATAGTCAATTTTCTATTGCGCGGGTAGAAAATGGGATTGTTACTTAATACCTAACAAGATTGCAGTTTATAACTTGATTACGTGatgttataaaactttttaattgtattctaaGAAGTTAGTACTTCATGAATtaaagacataaaataaaaaatgtgtttacaatttaatagtaaaatgaaTTTGGGATGACAATAATTCAACTTCTAACTTGTTAACTTGATTGTCATCAATCagaagtttcacttcaataaaataaaatcgcatATGTTTGTCTTGTGATAAAACgaatcaatttaattgtttagtTTATAAGGTAGTCAATTTCTATGTTTTGGGTTCGATTTCTTGGTTCAGACACATTATTCGGGCTACCTTATCTAGAAATTCCAAGCAGCGATCTGAAATTAGGTAGTTGGTTACACTCCCAAGCCACTCCCTCCGATCATTTCAAATTATCGTAATATTGGAGTATGAGATTGAGATAGAGAGTGCATCCATGTTAATGCACGCACTTGTcatatgtcattttaattaattacttctaTTTGTAGTGGATCGATGGCTGGGAGTTGAACGGGCAGGTCTGGCCAGCGGATTCCTGGGACGACGACAGGGTTGTAGAGTCGTGCGACACTCGACCACAACGCAAGCTAGTGTCCCGACAGAACGCAGCGCTAGTCCAGTATAGGGTACCGGCTCGTGGAAAAGGATTTGCGATAACGATACGACATTTGAGAAATGCAAGACGTAAGTTGTCTATACGTTTTGTTTTATAGAAGTATAAGTACTTCACtacttattgaaatatattgtgattAGTCTGACTATTTGTTGTTAGTTATGTCTCAGAAtttcataatacattttatgtattaaatggtTTTAATCCCTAATTGTAAATACTTACCTAAACGGCGAATATACATAAGCGGCACTATTCAGCTACTCCAAATTTATACtcatatctttaaaaaatataattttgaatatttaataatattcgtagGAATATTTCAGTaggataaataaaatctaaagatTAAATAATCTTGAAACTTGAGTTTGATGTTATAAACACTTATTATTGTCATGTAACTtgtaatgaaatgaattaaatatatataaaagtgttCCTGGTTCGCAGTGTAAATGtctgtatgtttttatgttatgtaataatcatTATTCGTTATGGTTTTTTAACGCAAAACCATGAgttaatgaaatatacataattttattattttaaaatgtttaattacgttttaatatgaaaaaaatatatttattattatatgttttaggAAAAATGTTGCGATCTCTTATATCAATTAGTTTCCTAAACACTGCTTTCTAATTTTGactcataatcataatattcaatttgattgattattttaagaGTTTATTTAGCTTTCTAACGACTTTTTATCCCATCATATATTACTGTTTCCCTGTTGTATAATCCAGCCCAGGCACAAAGGTAGCTAAAAGTATTCATTATGCAGGCTGTTCGACGCCCGCTTGCCTTTATATTCGTTACATTGCGTCACAAGTCAGCCAgtgtattgcttttttttaattaggttcCTTTAACTGTAATTAAGTCTGCActtgaatatttatacttatatgaaATGCAAATATACTTAACTAGCTGCCCGTCCAGTAACGTTGAACGTAGGTAGAATAAgggtttatatgaaaatattctgtcgtaatacataatattataactggtTTACGCGGCGCACTCCGCTCTCCGCGAGGTCAAAGTGATagagcatgtttttttttttcgacattTTCAACAGCGTCATATTTCAGCAAATTTACGCATAACccaataaattaaacacttcCCTCATGAATCATTCCGTCCAATGGTGACTAacgctatatataaaaatcctaATGTTTTCTTTgaagtttttgattttatcgCTTTTACAGACAAACCGACGGTTGTGacggaaatatattatttgatgataTGTAGTGATATAGTTTTTAGTTCGgctgaaataagaattttaattatataataattataatattttatagaaaaaaaatctggtACCCAATTACTCTGTAACCTACTGAGTCCAACCCATACCATCCATATAACCACtcaaaaacacacaaaaaatcTTCCGAATCGCTGCAGCTGTTAAGGAGGAGTTCAGTGATATACACCTGTaaacaagaattatttatatagagatTTTATTGTACATTAGAATCAACGCgaacataattaaacaaaatttcgtACAAACGGTCTTATCGCTGGTAAACGATCTATTTAAGGCAACAGTTATCATTTAGCACGTTTGCTAGATTaacacttattatataaatattagaaaagtaattttatcacACTCGAATAATAGTCGCGAGccattattttaaaaggatGTTCATTTCATTCCCCTTATCTATGtggaataaaatgaaaataataacacaatttaagtatgaaaatgtaatactttcatgtatgtattttaataagttatagtttaattattgcgaatacttataaaatatattttttattgtctttacTCTTGTAGCAATCGGTCTCACATAGTAATGCACGGCGacaatttaacgtggaggggcgcgcctttgtAAGTGAATAATACTATACTGTAGTAGACAAAGTACTACCGATAAAGAACCCTTAGAATTTGCATAGTCTATGCGCTCTGCAACCAATGgtataattattacgtaaacTTTTTGTAAGCCcttctgggtaagtaccacccactaatcagatattctaccgccaaacaggagtactcaatattgttgtgttcctttCTGAATAATGGtagacatcttagtttctaaggttaCTGGAGCAttcgcgatgtaaggaatagttatttcttataacgccattttctatgggtcgtggagaccacttaccatcaggtggcccatatattTCACGCATATATAAaatccttataaaattaaatatatttatacacaattcAGCTTAAACATTTTGCACCTCTAGCAGAATagatagtattaaatatttttccttgaaaaaatgaataaataaatatttggatcGGGATTCTATCGAAGTTTATTCAACTCTAAGATATTAAACTATAtcgacgaaaataaaaataaaacaaacaaatgaaaacaattgtaaatacaactaaaatatatttcacttaaGCCAAATCGAGATtgcaatagtttttttttttttttatcaaatgaaaCTTTCAATAAACCGAGCAAATTTCACTCTAAATTCTACcacgaatttattttaacgtttcgTAGCTCAATGCACAAATAGAATTGGAAGCAATGGAAACGGAAAATGAATACTCGAATTtaaaatggatttatttatataaatctactaGTTATCGACCGCGATTTCGCTCACGTTTTAGTCATGTCAACTGTATTTGGAGTATAAAAAAGGAACCTATATACTCCCTTAGAGTTTAAGCTGCTTCATCTAAAGTTTCATCATATTTAGTTCAtaggtttggccgtgaaagcgttACAGACGGatagacagagagacagacagagttacttttacttttgtaatattattatttataaaagaagaagaaaatacAATAGTGCAACGATAAATATTGAAGAAAATGTGTAAACGATCGCATctaaaagcaatttaaaattcaatacgaAAATTAAAGGAACGAACCGTTCACCTCaattttgttttctaaaatattttttcataaaaatcttaataatgaataatagaCGTCAATCGTcagtcatattaaaattaatgacggTGTTACGATTTCAATAAAGATAATcttgttactttattaaaaacataaaaacataatcagcctgtaaatttcccactgctgggctaaggcctcctctcccgttgaggagaatgtatggagcatattccaccacgctgctccaatgcgggttggtggaatacacatgtggcaaaatttcgttgaaattagacacatgcaggtttcgtcacgatgttttccttcaccgccgagttactttattattttcacacttctatacatatattgtttaaatcatAAAGTTTAAGTATTTAAGTAACGAATCATTTTAATTGACGGTGAGTAAAAGTCCGAGCTTTGCCTCGCCACAACTGGACCACAACACGAGGAGGGTTATGGATGCGTTACGTTGACATAATCTCGTAGCCTCCCCGAACCGTACTGAAGACGGCCATTAAAGTGGTTTAAGTGGTTGGGAATCCCACGTAATCCGAATCCCTCCCAAAAGGGGTCTCAGAGCTTTCTGAAGAAAACGAGTATCGttgtataatacttatatttatgacGTAACAATCtccaataaataacataatttacgGTGCACGAAgagttgaatttatttactttaagagCGTGTACTATCGAACTCTTTATTATAGGAATATATAGAAAATGCGGTCATTTTATTCTTGTGTCTATAGAATCTTCAtgcaaataaactttacaaGTATGGCTCGATTGTTTGAACAAGGCTTGACTGGTTTTATTGACCACACTGACTTTTTTAAACCACAGATCTCTAATATTGCTAGGATGTTTAACATTTCTAGGCACatcaatctaaataaaaaataaatcacttgtGTGTTTCctctttttacaataatatacaagattatataaacgataaaaaaggcgtggagttagtatttgttgatttctaggtaggatatacatagatttttattgacatactctgtaataaaaatggtggaaaagattaACCACTGAGATTCTTGGctattcttctcggtagaatctactttctgaaccggtggttgctacacatttaattcaacactataatataacgattcaaaagtgcttttatgagtctacttgaactaagaatattttgattttgaataaatttatacaataggtcggtttatattaaaaaaaaatgttataatcaaaacaaatatataatatattaaaatctgacAAAGTAAAAACATCGTTATCATAATCTTTATAAAAGGACGTATCTGCAATATATTAATGGAGTAAGTTTGTAATAGGTTTTTGTCATACATAATTAGTGACTGATAATTAAATTCCATTTGAACTTTAATCCAACTTTTGGACTACAATCGGCAcagattttaagaaaaaaccTCAACCTTAATACACACAATAGGTACCAACTACATAGGGCTTCTAAAACTTCATTCAATCTGTCTAATcaggaataatatattaaattgaaataatttatttgtttattaacagttgattgatttttataagaGAATAGTTAGTGAGTTTCGGTTTGATTCTCTTCCAGCCAGAGAAGCCTGAGGtggctttttatttaataaatctcgTTAAATAACTACTccaaagtttgtttttaattatgcgTGTAGTACAAATTTGTATGACATatgttctttttaaaataaaacgtattttattagCGTGCAATCAGATGCTGTTCGGGACAGAAGGAGTGTACACGTTGCGTAATCATGGAGAAACTGGGAACTGCTCAATGATCGCCGTATCTCCAGCCAGCGTCCGTGTTCTGGACCTCAACGTGGGTCAGTCTATTAAAAGGGGAACTCTTCTGGATGTTGAAACAGGGACCATTTCTCATGTAAGTATTCTTAAAGAATTccataaatatgataaatcatttgaaatcatttttcatgtttccttttattatttgaatttagaattaaaaaatccaAGATTATAACACAtctcttataattatatttctattggcTTGAGACAATAAATaaccaaatattataataatttactgacACTCAACAAACCAATAAATCAGAActatgaataatacattttataataaacttttttttatcgtcTGCATTAAGttagttatcatattttaaatactaatgttaagttttatttttttattattaaaatagatcgtatctataaaatatttaattacttaaataccTATGGCAGTCAAAGGAAAAGagcttttgaatttttaaagtgCGGGCTGAATTTCCATTACCGAATAATTTTATGCCCGAGGGTACGTATTTTatcaagtgaaataaaataatataaaatttcttgtaCATATACAacctctttatattttaattttataaaatacgtagATGTACGAGCTGATAGGCCTTCTGACGATCAACGgtgccaccgcccatagacatggaagctttaagaaatgttaacgTGCAAAAACGCTTCactgtgaagtttacttgaataaaattgatttgaattgatttaaccattccttacatcgccaatgccaccttgggaacttagtgttatgtctcttgtgcctgtatcaatacgtaaataaaataattttattattcaatactaaattaatttgaatttaataatattacaaaaacagttcgattccttattttaatttgtgaaataataatttcattttaatagaataaaaagtaTCCTAACTTTGCACTGAAGAAGCACCTCTATCTAAACATTGACttacaaaatttcaatataataagcGGTTCGACGAAATTAGATTACGAAAATGCGAATTTCGCTTCAGAATCCCGAAAaccatcataatatttattatcattacttAACTTTATTAAGTAACACAATACAATACTGTGGTtggcttataatattttcttaatgttaTTCTATTTTCTATTTTTGGTTCAAAATTCGATATCTGCTTATAAAATACGAATACgaactatacaaatatttgtatagttcGTGCGTGTTTTTCGAACACTTCTCGACACACAGTTTCTCAACAATGATCGATAAGTTTAGAATGttcttttatgatataaatcatGACAAAggattatgtaatttattgtataatatacaaaacgaACGCAGTAATAAATAGCTTATtaacgttataataaaattaatgaaaggaATTTCTGTCCGTAATACGCTTGAAAGGATTTAGAACCTTATTTATAATCCTGCATTCATTACAAAACGGCTTAGCAGCTCgccttaatataaaaatattgtgtttattttatacaaaatacttttataacataaaatattatgttgttctgaaaagaaaattaaattatgagatTGATAATAGTTCAATTTAACTCTTAgaactattttcattaaataattagtcGATCTAACAAAACTCTTGATTGGTTTGCTTGAaggtgtattttaaataattttataaaggcaATGTCTCACGTTTCTATCCTAATTACTTGAGTTTAATTTCGATACCGTCTTTGCTATCGATATTGGTAAACGACACGACACATTCCTTGAGGCATTCATGACGATACGTGAAATCgtaataaacaaacacattaaCAAACTCACTTCGCAATTACTATATTAATTAGGATAATCTGTCTCTCGTTAAAATATCTAGAAAGTAGATAACTGTTTATAGGAATGAACGTCTAAgaacaaataataatgttgtataGAATATTGTACGGCCTGGTGATAAAAGGACCAATATCAATAACCCTTATTCAGAATAGAAACATTGAACAGATGTCGTTTGTTTTATGTAACATACACCCTTTGCATAATACTGTTATTAGTAATGTTAAGCTTATATTATCTGAGCAaatttaattccttttttaaataatttagtttagaaGCAAAATGTGTTTTACGTATTACTCAAATTTGTACTTGTACTGTTTTAGCATTAGGCCACATATTTATACAAGTGTGTAAAATACAACACAGATAGAATTCAATCCCACGGTGTTATATTAGAATATCCTTCACGAATGCTATCGACGCCGTAAAACGTTTACATACGTATCCAAGCTTGAATTAATTAACCCGTGTTTACATTGTTCGTTTGTCCAGTGCACAAAGCGTGGCCTCGTGGACTACGCGGATATTGGGGGAGCCAGCGGCCTCGACCACACCAAAATGGAGATCTACGACAGTATATGCGGTCTCAACTCGAATGAAGGTAACTGAATAATTACGCTTAGCTTGCTAAATGCTGTTCTttcataaacatatacattttaattataaatgttaagaaattaaatattccaaTGTTGGTATAAGTCCTCCTCTCATTTTTTAGGAGAACAGGACTTAAAGTTTGATGCACCACTCTATGGCAAATAATTTGTATCATTTTctcattttgaattattatctaatttaaatcaagTAGGATTCTACATACTGATATCACCATTTTCTAatttgtctaaataaaattaccagtggtataaaatttaaactgtcTAACTCTTAATTAAGAGTGTCCGAATTCTTTAGACAATATCATCAGAAGTAATAGGCATTTTACCGCTCCAGTTCACTAATAAAGTCCTCATACCTTTTAACTCAATAACAAGAATTTCCATTCATACTAGAAAGGTTCATAGAATTAAACTTAATTATCTTGCATCTAAAACGTAATTAGTCACAGTATATAGtacgaaatagattttttttatattacattttatctaTCTTATCTAGACTCTATAAGAAATAGAATAAATGATTCTGTTATTAAGGTCAACATAACTTCTATTGAATGAATTGTGATAGAACTCGTCATGTTAATAGTTACTTTACTTAATAAGTCTGTATTGCAGAAGTCAATAAAAATCGAACCAAGATCTATTTTGTATAACATCTACTGAAATGGTtctataatattctttttattaacgTATGAGTAACTATAACTATATCtgtatacatatacgtatatatctgaattttacacataatatttttacaacaaaaaactCAACATCtaagtatatacgtatataaaattgaaatggctgaattatatttattttcattcgtcTGTCGGTTTGTCCATTTCAATCAAAACGGgtaaaaattatagtatatttacatGACGTTTTTATGATTTCATGATATGATACAAATTTACACGTTACGTCACGAGGCTGcattaattatcaaataatatagtattgatttgatattaataatgctAATGAGAATTATACGTTATGCGTTTGATGACTggtaaactaatttataaatgtttatttaaataaattatgaatttggGTGGAATTGTTATCGCGATGTGCACTTGCACCTCTTTATCCCTTATGGGTGTGTGTGTATTGTGAGAATTAATTACGaaattttcttcaaaatattttttcttatcacTGAATTAACAACACAGCAACACAACATCTGCTTGCGAATTCACGGCAggcatttcattaataattttccgataggtatggttaatttttttcattcttaTTTTTACGTCAAATTGTCCACTATAAACAAATatcatgtaaattttattattaaattttatttaagtatttaacattgatattttagtaggaaaaatttattatatgaatgaaattattacgtaaaatctcaaattaattaataaatctaaaaaccGAATTATATTAGATCCATATTggagttattttattaaggaagGAAaccatatacaaaataatattatttactggcGACATTCGAAATCGTACTAACAGCTGTTCTCATTCATAAACttaccatattaaaaatatggacAAAGAAATCCGTAACATTTTCCTACATTCGGATTTGCGAACATCTTGAtggaatatatcaattattattcctTTCTACTCCAACCAATATGAACGCGAAGTATTGCGTGGTTTTGACAATCTTGTCACGAAGTTATAATGACGCGAAATGTGTAAAAGGGCTCACTTTAATGGGAAAAAGGATCATAAAAGAATATCTAAGTGTAAAAGTATGGTACTTTTTTACCCGACCACTGTTAGGCCATGGCTTTAAGGCTTAAAATTGATTCCATCGATCTGACCCAATGTTAGTTTGAAAATTTCTTCTGACGCCTCAGATTATAAGACAAAAGACAAATGGACCGTACGAAACATTCAAGAGAAgcaacaaaatcaaaagcgatTACAAAGTCCTGTAGAACGAAATGACTCGTATTTTTGTCAAAGTATTTattggttaaatattttttttttaattattacacacAACACAGGGAATTAGCATTAcgtattgattttgtattcgcttttgtgtATACAACTTTTTtcgcaatgttttcttttaaagcTAGGAAGTAACATTGGGAGCTGCTGTCACAAGACAAGTCAAACCCACATTTTACGGCAAAATATAACTTCTTAGTCCTCGTTTTGGTTCCAAGTCTGTATGTCATATTTGAGAACAATTTGTTAGATATACCAACCACATTTTTAGACATATTATGTGACGTAACaaaccataaatattatatcggcATCGTTAGATGccgtctaaatatatataagatcatataatttttcaattgcAATATAATTCTGTCCtttgatagaaatatttttatacgaaagGGGGTAaagtaaacaaacattttattgatacatttttgaatattacgCTTGATAAGATTATATTGACTGTCTTGTAAGATATTATTGGTGCAAAGAAAAGATGAAAGAGTCGAAGAAAAGCAGTTCGACTTTCTTGTTGAATAtaatcaattgtattttattgtatctactactttaaaatgttttaactaatctttaattatctttatatatttatctattattataagatatattaatttcaatcatATTATTCATATCAATGTGTTTTTTATGCTCTTAgaattaatttacttgttttgtagggctttttgcaagcccgtctgggtaagtactaACCacttgttatatgtatattacaccaccaaacagcagtactcagcattgttgtgttccgttttgaagggtgagtgagccagtgtaactccaggcacaaggggcataacatcttatttccaagGTTCGCggtgcattagcgatgtaaggattaatatttcttacagacattgactatggacggtggtgaccgcttaccatcaatTGGTCGTTTTGCTcgcccgcctacctatataataaaaaataaaataacgagaACTCACTGAAAACTGCATTACTGCATACATTTTACGACAAgacaatataaaatgaaattctaaaattttgtaataaagaaaacaagTCTGCGCAGATTTGTAGAGTTTAAAGGATAAAAGACAATTTTACTTAAACTAAAATAgaaacgaaattttattatatttgtcaaaGTTCAAGTTTTCTTGCCTCTAAAAGCTTGTAAATCGAATCAACTCAAATAAGATTAGAACTCGTTGTGCATAATAATTGCATATCGTTATTGACAAGTCGCGTCTTGGCTAAAATCGGTTGACGTTATTTGAGTAAATTTGTTCAACGATAAAgtgccattttttaaatatcagaattattttattgggaAAAAGGAACATTgtgacaaatttaataaatgatttcaaggttttttttttttcataaaaaagtaagtGGTAAATGAAACATCATttagtatactataaataagttaaatgatCCACAGCCATGTCTGATTCATATCaagcaaaataatttatcaaaatagatCACTTAACATAATACgtttaaacttttaatgaatgtgtcattgaaaattaataaaattaatatctatactaatattatatatgcaaaagTAAGTCTGTTTATCTGTCGGTTACTCTTATAT
This DNA window, taken from Vanessa tameamea isolate UH-Manoa-2023 chromosome 7, ilVanTame1 primary haplotype, whole genome shotgun sequence, encodes the following:
- the LOC113401177 gene encoding corticotropin-releasing factor-binding protein, whose translation is MKAFFCIIVAVLACNGIESLLLPTWRGLRSPGHAPSWFSRVRRYPIPTHRIIDPIEDCFLVTSEEGELFFKSPSDEPTVCGIYMIAEPDKRIQVIFNYLDVPCDNGGLVAWIDGWELNGQVWPADSWDDDRVVESCDTRPQRKLVSRQNAALVQYRVPARGKGFAITIRHLRNARPCNQMLFGTEGVYTLRNHGETGNCSMIAVSPASVRVLDLNVGQSIKRGTLLDVETGTISHCTKRGLVDYADIGGASGLDHTKMEIYDSICGLNSNEAHRPMLIACEDTVIRLVSSGRYQNSITLAFSPLPLEHYEHADLICSINEV